The genomic window CGACCGCGTgcttgccgccgcccgggtgccgaccgcgcgcgctctGGAACGAGAACAcgccgctcacgccgaggggcgtcgcgcgcaacgccgcctccgaagCCTCCCCGCTCTCGTGCGCGAGCATCCAGAGCAGCCGCGTGGCGATCTCCGGgcatccggcgccgcgcatggcgtcgacgtagaggcgccgcgagggcgggcaTCCCACGTCGTGCATCTCGCGGAacagcgcgaggacgtccccgccgggctcctcgaggacggcgtcgagcctcgAGCGGTAGAACGCCGCGTTGGGGTGCTCGTTGGCGCCGTCGAATGAATCGTGCTCGAGATCGTCGTCTTCATCGGATGCGAGGTGCAGACGGGAGGTCCAGAGCTCGACGGGATCCCGCCGGGCgatctcgcgcgcctccgcccttcgtcgcgcgcggtccctCCGCGCCACGAGCGTCTCCCAGCTCACGCGCCTGagccacgccgcgctcgggtcgccgtcgccgccgggcggctcctccgcgaggagggcgctctcggaggaggcgccggcgagagtagagtccaccgcggctcggaccgcgcgcatcgcgtcgtccgaaTGCGCGGCCTCCCGTGCCCCGTCCGTCCGaccgggccgccgccgatgccgcgcgATGCGATGGGCGACCTCGGggtgctcgcggaggacgtcCTTGAGGTGCCGCCAGCTTCGAAGTCGCGCGcaccgctcgtcgccggacgcgtcgatggagCCAAATCTGACGGGCGAGGAATTCGACGTGGCGACGTGCTGCGTCTCTCCTTGCGCGGACTCGGACTCCAGGAAaaccctctccgccgcggtggcgaggtccgcgcgcgcgatgaccgcctcgagcgcggcggcgttgcgGGACATCGCCCGCACTCCCTCGGGTCTGGCAGCGGCGACCCCCCCCGCCTCCCTCACCGCCCgcatgacgacgccgcgcacggtgtcgtcgcgttcctcctcctcgccgccgggcaggGAGGGAAggtgcgcgccggcgacggggagcagcgcgcggagcaTGGCGCGGTCGCCATCGAGC from Micromonas commoda chromosome 11, complete sequence includes these protein-coding regions:
- a CDS encoding predicted protein — protein: MSAAQVRHGLRRLLRVARRLDGDRAMLRALLPVAGAHLPSLPGGEEEERDDTVRGVVMRAVREAGGVAAARPEGVRAMSRNAAALEAVIARADLATAAERVFLESESAQGETQHVATSNSSPVRFGSIDASGDERCARLRSWRHLKDVLREHPEVAHRIARHRRRPGRTDGAREAAHSDDAMRAVRAAVDSTLAGASSESALLAEEPPGGDGDPSAAWLRRVSWETLVARRDRARRRAEAREIARRDPVELWTSRLHLASDEDDDLEHDSFDGANEHPNAAFYRSRLDAVLEEPGGDVLALFREMHDVGCPPSRRLYVDAMRGAGCPEIATRLLWMLAHESGEASEAALRATPLGVSGVFSFQSARGRHPGGGKHAVGVRRVGIDGICTAVADAICTAVLADATGNDDDPPAGSIDDASPPRRRTRGHERALAAMGAMTDLGASPTSRVANDVLTRCALAFAARGPSLNEGNEEKSRRLLRCVTNAATRAERHGTRLETSTWHALIECAERLGSLRDFFVACEAFAARGGSVGAETVASLLEWAREVGDEAVAGWAEHELWSTGKGAFLAHLNRPTC